The Plasmodium vivax chromosome 12, whole genome shotgun sequence genomic interval gGCCTGTTCGGGTAGAAGTTTCGCGCGGCTGATTTGATCCTTCACGTTTGACGCATGATGCTgcgtgcaattttttttatttttacatgtacgCGCGGAATGCGCGCTTGTCTTTTTTCGAAGGAAGCATGCATGTGATTAAGTCTGTTTCTCGTCCGCACGAGCCATCTTACCAGCAGCAAAATTGAATGTGCGCGAGAGCATATTCCATTTGCAAGCttacatatatgtttgtACCCTTTGTGTTGTACGCATAAGTTTACCCTTCTTCTCGCATTTGTCGCAAATTCTGATCAAAAGGCAGCTTCATGTGAAGCTTAGTTACCATTTTACAACTGTCTGattggttgtttttttttttttttttttttttttcctgttatATCTCATTTTTCATCACAAAAGGTTGacccttttttcttacttTAACATGATTATgtgagaagaagaacaacaacaacaaaaaaaaacaaataaaaagctcaattttaataagcttttttttttaaacatgtaACTGTTGTGTGTTTATCAacttgttcccttttttttttttttaaaaacccttttgcttcttttgcttccttttttttgttttttttggtatatataatttgtaaaaagaacTATATTTGCCTTTGCTTGTCttcatttacattttttttttttttttctcaaaaaataaatgtggaAATGTTAACACAACTTTAATTTAAGTGAATATCCAATTTAACTTTCGTCAGTTGCTAAATGTGAGATATTTGTACCCCCTGCCCAACCCACTTGGTGAAGACCTTCAAACTGAaccaaaataattttgtttttcccttttttttgcttaaccGGAAGCTCTGCAAACACGCATTCGTGAAACGTGTAATAAGCATTTGCGTCTGCATAAgtatgtgtgtacatttgcGTATGTTTGCGTACGTAAGTGTGTATACATGTCTGTGTGAGCGCGCGGTTTTCCTTATCGGCGGCCAGATACACTCCTTCGAGTGcgaggcagaaaaaaaacaaaatactcaaacacacaaatatatacacgAATAAGTACCTGCACGCAAATACGTACCCCCCCTGACATGCTcgtttgccccccttttgtgcgtCTCCTTCCCACCACGCTGTTTATGCCCTATAAAGGATTCCCAGCACACGCCCCCCCCATCGTGGTGTTCCGTACTGCTCAACGAATCCGTTGCGTCGAAACGCCGCTTCGACGCGTCAGTGTGCCCAGAATATAGGCTTGCATATACGTATAGAGACACAACTTTTACAAACGGCCACAAAAACGAGCCAGagctcccatttttttttttattacccctCTTCCAAAACCATGAAGCTACTTCAGAACAAAAGCTACCTGTTGGTGGTTTTCCTCCTGTACGTGAGTATATTCGCCAGAGGCGACGAAAAGGTTGTGGACGAAGTGAAGTATAGTGAGGAAGTATGTAACGAGAGCGTCGATTTATACCTCCTAGTTGACGGGTCTGGAAGTATTGGGTACCCGAATTGGATCACGAAGGTTATACCAATGCTCAACGGATTGATTAACAGCCTTAGCCTCTCAAGGGACACCATCAACTTgtatatgaatttatttgGAAACTACACAACTGAATTGATAAGGCTTGGCAGTGGCCAGTCTATAGACAAAAGACAAGCACTAAGTAAAGTTACAGAATTGAGAAAGACATACACACCTTACGGTACCACCAATATGACCGCTGCTCTGGATGAAGTGCAGAAGCATTTAAACGACCGAGTTAACAGAGAAAAAGCAATCCAACTGGTTATCCTAATGACTGATGGTGTACCCAACAGTAAATACAGAGCCTTGGAGGTAGCCAATAAATTAAAGCAAAGAAATGTGAGTTTGGCTGTTATAGGAGTTGGACAAGGCATAAACCACCAGTTCAATAGGCTAATAGCTGGGTGCCGCCCTCGTGAGCCAAActgtaaattttattcctATGCTGACTGGAATGAGGCCGTAGCTCTCATCAAACCTTTTATTGCAAAGGTATGTACTGAAGTGGAAAGAGTTGCTAACTGTGGTCCCTGGGACCCATGGACTGCGTGCAGCGTTACTTGTGGAAGGGGAACCCACAGCAGGTCAAGACCATCGTTGCATGAAAAATGTACCACTCACATGGTTAGCGAATGTGAAGAGGGAGAATGCCCTGTGGAACCTGAGCCTCTGCCCGTACCTGCTCCTCTCCCAACTGTCCCAGAAGATGTCAACCCACGTGATACGGATGATGAGAATGAAAACCCCAATTTTAACAAAGGCCTAGATGTGCCTGatgaagatgatgatgaagTTCCACCTGCAAATGAAGGGGCGGATGGAAACCCAGTCGAAGAAAATGTCTTCCCACCAGCCGATGACTCTGTACCTGATGAGTCAAACGTCCTTCCATTACCCCCTGCAGTTCCTGGAGGTTCCTCTGAGGAATTCCCAGCAGATGTTCAGAATAACCCAGATAGCCCAGAAGAGTTACCAATGGAGCAGGAGGTGCCCCAAGACAACAACGTAAATGAACCAGAACGCTCAGACTCAAACGGATATGGAGTGAACGAAA includes:
- a CDS encoding sporozoite surface protein 2 (encoded by transcript PVX_082735A); this translates as MKLLQNKSYLLVVFLLYVSIFARGDEKVVDEVKYSEEVCNESVDLYLLVDGSGSIGYPNWITKVIPMLNGLINSLSLSRDTINLYMNLFGNYTTELIRLGSGQSIDKRQALSKVTELRKTYTPYGTTNMTAALDEVQKHLNDRVNREKAIQLVILMTDGVPNSKYRALEVANKLKQRNVSLAVIGVGQGINHQFNRLIAGCRPREPNCKFYSYADWNEAVALIKPFIAKVCTEVERVANCGPWDPWTACSVTCGRGTHSRSRPSLHEKCTTHMVSECEEGECPVEPEPLPVPAPLPTVPEDVNPRDTDDENENPNFNKGLDVPDEDDDEVPPANEGADGNPVEENVFPPADDSVPDESNVLPLPPAVPGGSSEEFPADVQNNPDSPEELPMEQEVPQDNNVNEPERSDSNGYGVNEKVIPNPLDNERDMANKNKTVHPGRKDSARDRYARPHGSTHVNNNRANENSDIPNNPVPSDYEQPEDKAKKSSNNGYKIAGGVIAGLALVGCVGFAYNFVAGGGAAGMAGEPAPFDEAMAEDEKDVAEADQFKLPEDNDWN